Genomic DNA from Sulfitobacter mediterraneus:
GACTTGAGGCGGGCGCAGGCGCAGGCAAGACCTATTCACTTGTAGCCGCCCTCAAGAAGGTCATAGCAGAGCGGGGGCGTTCACTGGTTCAGGCCGGTCAACGCGTCGCGTGCATCACCTTTACCGAAGTCGCTCGTGACGAAATCGCCGTGGAAATCGAAGATCATCCGGCAATCTTGGTGGAAACGATCCATGCATTCTCTTGGGGCTTCATGGCTTCGTTCCAATCCGCTTTGCGGTCTTTGCTGCCGGAGCTGGAAAGGCGATCGGCGGCGATCATTGAAGCCGGTGGTATTGGCGAGAGGGCTGTGGTCTACGATTTGGGGTTCTTCCGGATCGAAGAAGACCAGATATCGCTCGCGCATGACGATATCCCGGCGCTTATGGCCAAGCTGCTGTCATTGGAGAAGTTCAAGCGTCTCCTCACGCAGCAGTTTCCCGTACTGTTCATCGACGAATACCAGGACACGGATCGCGACTTCATGAATGCGATCGACGAACAATTTTTCAAGGGCGACGGTGGTCCGATGGTTGGGTTGTTCGGCGATCACTGGCAAACGATCTATCGGAGCGAATACGAGCTCGCCCATTACTCTGTCGAGGCTATCGATAAGGGATCGAATTTTCGCTCGGCGCAACCCATCGTCAATGTTCTGAACCGACTGCGACCCGAATTGCCACAGGTCGTTAGCGACCCTGATCTGCCGGGCGAGGCACGCTTTTTCCACGCTAACGCCTACAATGGGGAGAGGACCAACTCTCCCCATTCCAAGAACGACTTACCGCCTGAAATGGCGAAAGCGGCCAGGATCAACCTGATGGCCCGCCTAGAAGCGGAAGGTTGGGTGCCGGAGAAAACCAAGGTTTTGATGCTGACCCACAGTGTTCTTGCTGCTGAACAGGGCTATCTGGATATTGCAGAGGTCTTCAAGGGGCGAAACGATCAATTTGTCAAAAAGGAGGACCCAGTCGTCAAGTTGCTGACCGAGGTCGTCGAGCCAATGTGTGCTGCTTATTCAGACGGCGACTACGGGAAAATGTTCGATATTTTCGGGGCTGGTCCAGCTATTCGAAGCCACGCAGACAAACTCGCCTGGCGCGCCGATATGGACCATCTTCTCAAACTGAGAGCCGATGGCACTATCGGTGAGGTAATTGATCACCTCAAGCAGACGAGCCGTCCGGCTCTCTCGTCGCGGATCGTCAAGAGAGAGGACGATCTTAAAGCGCTCCAAGGACAACCGATTCCCGAAGATATGGGGGCTCTGCAAAGGCATGCCAATCTGCGGGAAGTGCCCTATGTAGAAATCATCGAGGTCGCCAAGTTCGTCGAGGGCTTCACTCCATTCGCGACGCAGCACAGCGTCAAGGGTGCCGAGTTCGAGAACGTTCTGGTCGTCCTCGGAGGTGGATGGAACCATTACAATTGGCCTCAACTGCTTGAATTGCTGGAAACTAAAGGCCTAACCACAAAGAACACCAAAGCCTTCTATCGCTCCCGAAACCTGTTCTACGTGTCGATATCCCGGCCCATGAATCGCCTTGCCGTGCTCGCCACTCAGACCTTATCTGAAACCGCCTTGAAGGCCGTGGCGCATCTGTTTGGAGTCGAAGGCGTGGAGGAACTCCCGCTTGAACAATTGGCCTAGCCTCTTGTTTGCTCAGGGAAGGCATGCCGCCGATCCGAAGTGGTGCTATTGGCAATTTCAGAAGGCGGCTGGAATGGCCGAAATGAGGGCGCGAAAGTGCGCGAAGCAGACTTTGGCTTTGAGGTAGTCGAGCGGCGGCTCAGGGCCGTCACCGTCGTCCAAGTCGACCCAGTCTTGCCAGCTGCGCCAGCATTTTTGACCCCGAGTCTGCGGATCCTGTGCCTCCTGCGGAACCCGTCTGCCCCATCCCTTGCCGAACAGGCATCTGCTGCACAGCGAAGAACTGCCGCGCTCTGAGGGCTGCATATTCCGCACCGCTTGCCCCACCGATCAGGTAGCGATTGTAGGCCTGCTGGCTGCCCATTGCGGCGCGGGCAAAGCTGTAGCCGCCGCCGAGACCACCGGAGAGGGCGGGCATCATGATGTTTCCGGAGATCGCGCGGACGATGAAGGGCGTGGCAATGATGAAGCCCTTGGCCATGAGGACCATCATGAAGAAGGGGATGAGCGCGCCTATGTTTGAAGCCCCTTCCGGGTCGCCAAGCTCACCGATCAGAGCGGAAGAGACGCCAGTGATCGTTGCGAACACGCCGGCGACGACTATGGGGTAGAGTGCGAAGGAAACCAGTGCCGAAAGCCATCGCGCGAAATAATCTTTGGTCACTTCGAAGAGGGTCAGGAAGATCATCACCGGGGCAATCCCAATCAGGAGTGCGATCATCAGGCGGGATGCCACGAGAATGAAGGCGGCGAGCCCACCGAGGATCGAAAGTAACAGCACCCCGACAATGTCGAGCATGGCACCTGCCATCCAGTTCAGCTCTGATCCGGCTGCATTGAGGTAGTCGCCGAGTTCCGCGATCAGCCGGTCAAACTCTTCGGCAAAGGTCCCAGAGGGACCCGGGGTGCCGCCACCGACTGAGGCGACAAGCGCGCCCGCAATGCTGTCGATGCCGGCCAGGATGGCGGTGGAGAGGGCGTTGAACTGCACCCAGTTGGTCGCGAATATCCCGAGGAGGCCGATCTTGACTGCCAGCCAGAAGGCCGTGCGCCCGTCCATCGCCTTGTATTGGTAGATCATGTTCAGGAAGACGAGAATCACCACGAGCGTTGTTCCCAGGACGAGAAGCGTGCCGACCGTTGCCGCGACCGACCCGAACTGGGTTTCTGCTGCGGTGTCGAGATAGCCCTGGGAGGTTTCAACGAAATAAGTGACGACGCTCATAACGGGACTACCCTACCAATTGCCTGCAGCTTCGCAGATGGCTTTGGCGGCAGGGCGGACGGCGCTGGCGCGGCGGTTGTAGGCGTCCGAGGCCTGCAGCATTTCCCAGCGTTCGTCACTGGCGTGGCGCTCACGAAACGCCCCCTCGGCATCGTCCCAGGACGGGAACCGGATCTCGCAAGCGCAGCTGCCAGTCTCTACGATGCGTTCAAGATTTTGGGCTCGGTAGATGTCTTGAACCAGCACGCGCTGATAGGCTTGGCGCAGGGGGATCTCCTGCATCCACACGGGTTCAGCGGGCCGTTCTGGACAGACGTCGAAACTGCGCTCGAGGGTCGGCACGAGATTGCGCTCAGCGAAGCCGGGTGCCGACGTTAGGCCCAGGACCAGCGCAGTCAGTACGAGGGTACAGCCCGCCTGCCTCATGCCGTGGCTCTGGCGGGTGTGGTCTCGCGCTTCAGGAAGACAGTGTGTCCCACATTGGCGAATTCCGAGGAGCTGATCGACACGACCTCCCAGCCTTCGGCCCCCTTCACATTTAGGCTGGCCTGCATGTCGGCAAGACTGGTTTTGCGGGTCATGGGAAAGGACAGGATATCGTATTCAAAGGTTTTCATTGGGAAGCTCCGATCTCATTGTTGCCGGGGAGGTAGAATTCGGTGATCCCGCGTTTGCCATCATGGCGACCGGCCTGGATGATTACGTCGATGGAGTTCTCGATGTACTGGATCATGTCGGCATAGGTCATGGGGATCTCGGTCTTGAGTGCGGCGATGGCCAGACGCTGCACGGCAAGTTGCGGGGTTTCTGCGTGCAGCGTGGTCATTGAGCCGCCATGGCCAGTGTTGATCGCCTCGAGGAAGGTCATGGCCTCCTTGCCGCGCACCTCTCCGAGGATGATCCGGTCGGGGCGCATGCGCAACGTTGCGGTGAGCAGCACATCGGCGGTCTGGAACTCCGCATCGCGATTGGCGATGAGGGTCACGGCATTGGGCTGGGTCGGCAGAAGCTCGGCGGCTTCCTCGATGGTGACGATGCGTTCCTCGGATGGCACGTGCGAGAGGATCTTGCGCGCAGCCACGGTCTTGCCGGTGGAGGTGCCGCCAGAGACGATCATGTTAAGCTTGTTGTCGACGCAAAAGGCTAGCGCATCGTCGATCACGCCCGCGGCCACAACGTCGCGCAGTTCCCGCGTCTTCTCGAGACGCAGTTCTTCGAGCTTGCGTTCTTTGCCATAGAGAAAGTCGAGTGCGATCCCGTCGAGTGGCAGGCTTGAAAAGAACCGAAGGCTGATCGACATGGCGGTTAGCACTGCAGGTGGAGTGATGACCTGCGCCCGGATCGGTCGCCCCTTGTAGGTGATCGAGACCGAAACGATCGGGCGATCCTTGCTCATTGTCGTGTTGGCGGAAGAGGCGATCTGGTTGCCGAGGTCTTTGACTTCTGTTGCGGTCAGCCTCTGGTCCAGCTTTCGCATGAAGTGATCGCCCTGGAATTCTCCCCAGCAACTTCCGTCAGGATTGATGCAGATCTCGATGACATCGTCGCGGGTGGCGGCGGCGATCCTGTCGAGGGAGGTTTCGAGATAGCTCAGCGACATGGGCTCAGAAAATCTCCAGATCGCGGTCGACCATCACCGTGACGCGCGCGCCCTGGTCGACGTAGATGACGGGGCCGATTGAGAGGTAGTCGCCGATCACGCTGTCCGTGGCATCGGCCAGATCATCGCCCACGTCTTCGAGCACGTCCGCGGCGGTCTCATCCTGGACGTTTGCAGCAGCAGCGCTTGGCGCGGCGGAGATCAGCGATATCAACGCCGCTGAGCCGAAACGCTCATCGAAGCGCGTGTCGACAAAGCCGGTCACGCCGGAGCGGCCCAATTCGTCACCCCCGAAAGAGCTGATCTGGATCGTCTGGTTGTCGGGCAGGATGATCCGGTCCCAGGCGATGGTGACCCGGCGCTGCGCGATATCGACGCCAGAGCGATAGCGCCCGATGAGACGGGACCCGCGCGGGATCAGGAGACGAGAGCCGTCGACGCTGTAGACATCTTCGGAAACGACGGCACGGGTCTGGCCGGGTAGGGAACTGTCGAGGGCGGTTTCCATGACGGCCTGGATCATTGTACCCTGAATGATGGTGTTGGACGGGTTGGCGATGACTTCTGCCTGTGTCACCGAATTGGGCAGCGCGCCATTCAGAACGAAATCCGTCACTTCGCCAAAGGTGCGCTCGGTCAGCGCCGTCTCATTCGCACCGGACGTGCCGCCAAAGGCGATGGTGGGCGAGGTGATGCGGCGTTCCTGAAATGCACGTTCCTCGGCCGCGCGGCGCTCAAGTTCCGCGAGCCGTCGTGCTTCCTCCTCGCGGCGGAGCCGTTCTTCTTCCCGCGCGCGCAACTCGTCCTCGGTGGGTCCGATGGGTGCGGGGAGCGGGCGGTTGGCCTCGAGTTGGGCCAGTTCCAGATCCATGCGGAGTTGCTCAAGGCTGCGATCCCGCGCCGTGAGTTCGTCCTGGAATCGTTGCTGTGCGGCTTCCGAGGCGGCTTGGAGCGCAGCGATCTGAGCGGTCAGCGCGTCGATCGCCTCTGCGGCGGCCGTGTCTTCTTGGACCACCGGCTCAGGCGCGTTGCGCAATTCCTCGATCTGGGCCTGAAGGGCTGCGAGCTGTGCCAGAAGCTCCGCATTTGGTTCCACCGGTTCCGGCGCGAACAGAACGACTTCGGGCTCAGGCGGGGGCAGGGTTTCGATGGCGCCGAACCCGTCGCCTTCGTTTTGGAACACGTCCGGCGTGGCCGTGGGTAGGGCCTCCTCTTCCTCGGGTTGGGACAGGAGATAGAGCAGCGCTCCGCCAGCACCGATTATTAGAACAACGACCAAGGCCAGAAGTGGCGAGCGCCGCGGGGCAGGGGGCGAACCAGCGCCCTTGCCTTGTTCGAGGGCCGCGAGGCGTTTCTCGAGGTCTGTGTTTCCGGTATCGCTCATGAGCCTACCCCCGCAGGTGGTGTGGCCTCGATGCAGACCACCTCCTCTCCGATCCGCAGCACCCATTGTCGGTTCACTCCTGAAACCCGGATCACACCGTCCTCGGTGGCTTGCGTGTTGACCGTGCGCTCACGGCCATTGGCGTAACGAAAGATCGCTGGCACCGGTGCGTTCCGTGGGAACTCAAAATACGTGAACGTCCCGTCATCCCAGACGCGGGCAGGGGTAAACTCGGTCCGCGCGCTTGCACCGTAATTATAGTTCGGCGCTTGGGCTGCGATGGCACGTGTGGGGCGGCTGGTATCCTCGGGGTAGCGGAACTGGACCACGTAGAAGGTCGGACTGCGGGTCTCCTGGACGTTAAAGTAGTAGCTCCGCCGGTTCGTATAGACCGTCACGTTGGTATGGACACCGCGCGCGACGGGTTTGATCGCGAAGGCCTGACCGCCGGGTACGCCGTCGATCTCAAACCCTTCCGTGTCACCCGCGATGATCGAACGGATGCTTTCACCCTCGCCGAACTCGATGGTGGTGACATGGGTGAGCGAGACGCTGAGACGGTAGACCTGACCCTCCTGGTAGGTGGCCAAGCGCACTCGGCTGTCGTTGGGACCGCCACGCGGGATGGCTTCGGCAGAGGCGAGGCCGGGCAACAGGGCAATGACAAAAATAAGCGATCTTATAAACAACAACGTCAGTTCTCCAATCTGTCGGAGCGGATGGAATACTCGCGGACGGTGAAGCCGAATGGATTGGTCCAGACCTCATCGATGGAGCGGCGGGTCTCCGGGCGGAACTCGAAGAGAAGCGTCGCAGTGAAGAGGCCGGTCTGGACTCCGTTAATGGACGTCAGGCGCTTGCGCAGGCGGACCGTCGCGCGGTTGGTTCCGATCCGGTTGATGCTGAGGATTTCCACGTCGAGACGGGCATTGGGGCCATAGACCGTCGGCGGATAGTTCTCATTTGCGCTGTTCCAGATCTGGCGCAGCCCACTTTCGGCGGCCCCGTCCGAGCGGCGCAGGACGCTGCGGATGCGCAGATCGTTATCGAGCTGGTTGTAGACTTCGCGGTCAGTCACATAGCGGAATACTTCCGCCTCGATGATCGCCTGGTTCGCGGTCACCGAGGAAGCGCCCACCGAGGCTTCGGGGAGTGCAAAACCAGTGGCAGGATCATAGGGGACAACGACAGGCGGGGGATCGACATCGAGGATCGAGACAGCCGCGGCACTTAGACAGCCGATGATACCGAAGACAAGGCCCATCAGGCCAAGGCGTTGCCAGAGCCGTTCGCGGCGTAAGGCACCATAGACCAGTTCTTCCTCGATGATTTCTTGTTCAGTCGCCACCATTCATGCCCCCACTCGGCGTTTCGAAATAAGCTGAATCGGTTCTTCGCTGCCTCTCGCTGCGCTCGAACGCGAAAACCGATATTTCTTTTTGGGGATCAATTTCGAAACGCCTTAGTCTGCCCGGAGGTCCGGCAATGTGAAATCCATGAAGCGCTGCTCTTCGGCGATGGTGGCGGCATCGATCACGCCGCCGGTGCCGTCACCCACGGTTTGCACGGCTTCGAGTTGCCACATGGCGACAAGTGCGATGGCCAGTTCCGCCGTCACGCGCGTGTTGAGATCGATGCTTTCCTTGAGTTCGTCCATGTCGTCGATGAGCCCGACGAGCCGGTCGACGCGTTCCAGCGATTGTCCTGCGTCCTCATAGCTGTTCTGGGCCGCGGCCGAGACGAGCGCGCCGGTCGTGGCTTGTGTTGCCACGCGGTTGGCCCCGGGATTGCCGCTGGTGGCCATTTCCGAAAGCGTGTCATCGTCAAACCCGAGATCGGCCAAGACCCGATCCATTTGGGTTTCGATCTCGCCCGCGCCGGAACCGGAGAGGCCGGAGAAATCCCCGGTCTTGATGGCTTCGATGGTGGCGAGGATATCGCCGAACTCCTGGTCGAGCAGGCCGTTCAGCTCGTCCTCCATCTCGGTGCGGATGATTTCCGGCAGTTCGGCGAGGCGGGTGAGCGCCTCGTAGGTCCGTTGCAGCTCCGCGAGTTGGTCCGTGAGTGTCGCAAGCTGTTCGCGGAGCTGCGTCAGTTGCTCGTTTTGCAGGATCTCGTCTTCGATCATCTGCCGGAGCTGCTGGATGTTTTGCGCGATGTTCTGGGTGTCGACGACGGGTACACCTTGCGCCATGGCAGGGGACAGGGTGCCGAGATGCAGGCCGATCCCAAGCGTCGTGGCCAAGGCCGTTCTCATGAGTAAATGTCGCATCATTCAATCTCCCTGATCGTGAAGTCCATGAACGCGCCCTCGGCCAAGCGGGCGCT
This window encodes:
- a CDS encoding UvrD-helicase domain-containing protein → MTKSVENPAIIAAQAAQAKVDACLDAGKSFRLEAGAGAGKTYSLVAALKKVIAERGRSLVQAGQRVACITFTEVARDEIAVEIEDHPAILVETIHAFSWGFMASFQSALRSLLPELERRSAAIIEAGGIGERAVVYDLGFFRIEEDQISLAHDDIPALMAKLLSLEKFKRLLTQQFPVLFIDEYQDTDRDFMNAIDEQFFKGDGGPMVGLFGDHWQTIYRSEYELAHYSVEAIDKGSNFRSAQPIVNVLNRLRPELPQVVSDPDLPGEARFFHANAYNGERTNSPHSKNDLPPEMAKAARINLMARLEAEGWVPEKTKVLMLTHSVLAAEQGYLDIAEVFKGRNDQFVKKEDPVVKLLTEVVEPMCAAYSDGDYGKMFDIFGAGPAIRSHADKLAWRADMDHLLKLRADGTIGEVIDHLKQTSRPALSSRIVKREDDLKALQGQPIPEDMGALQRHANLREVPYVEIIEVAKFVEGFTPFATQHSVKGAEFENVLVVLGGGWNHYNWPQLLELLETKGLTTKNTKAFYRSRNLFYVSISRPMNRLAVLATQTLSETALKAVAHLFGVEGVEELPLEQLA
- a CDS encoding type IV secretion system protein, yielding MSVVTYFVETSQGYLDTAAETQFGSVAATVGTLLVLGTTLVVILVFLNMIYQYKAMDGRTAFWLAVKIGLLGIFATNWVQFNALSTAILAGIDSIAGALVASVGGGTPGPSGTFAEEFDRLIAELGDYLNAAGSELNWMAGAMLDIVGVLLLSILGGLAAFILVASRLMIALLIGIAPVMIFLTLFEVTKDYFARWLSALVSFALYPIVVAGVFATITGVSSALIGELGDPEGASNIGALIPFFMMVLMAKGFIIATPFIVRAISGNIMMPALSGGLGGGYSFARAAMGSQQAYNRYLIGGASGAEYAALRARQFFAVQQMPVRQGMGQTGSAGGTGSADSGSKMLAQLARLGRLGRR
- a CDS encoding ATPase, T2SS/T4P/T4SS family; translated protein: MSLSYLETSLDRIAAATRDDVIEICINPDGSCWGEFQGDHFMRKLDQRLTATEVKDLGNQIASSANTTMSKDRPIVSVSITYKGRPIRAQVITPPAVLTAMSISLRFFSSLPLDGIALDFLYGKERKLEELRLEKTRELRDVVAAGVIDDALAFCVDNKLNMIVSGGTSTGKTVAARKILSHVPSEERIVTIEEAAELLPTQPNAVTLIANRDAEFQTADVLLTATLRMRPDRIILGEVRGKEAMTFLEAINTGHGGSMTTLHAETPQLAVQRLAIAALKTEIPMTYADMIQYIENSIDVIIQAGRHDGKRGITEFYLPGNNEIGASQ
- a CDS encoding TrbI/VirB10 family protein, with the translated sequence MSDTGNTDLEKRLAALEQGKGAGSPPAPRRSPLLALVVVLIIGAGGALLYLLSQPEEEEALPTATPDVFQNEGDGFGAIETLPPPEPEVVLFAPEPVEPNAELLAQLAALQAQIEELRNAPEPVVQEDTAAAEAIDALTAQIAALQAASEAAQQRFQDELTARDRSLEQLRMDLELAQLEANRPLPAPIGPTEDELRAREEERLRREEEARRLAELERRAAEERAFQERRITSPTIAFGGTSGANETALTERTFGEVTDFVLNGALPNSVTQAEVIANPSNTIIQGTMIQAVMETALDSSLPGQTRAVVSEDVYSVDGSRLLIPRGSRLIGRYRSGVDIAQRRVTIAWDRIILPDNQTIQISSFGGDELGRSGVTGFVDTRFDERFGSAALISLISAAPSAAAANVQDETAADVLEDVGDDLADATDSVIGDYLSIGPVIYVDQGARVTVMVDRDLEIF
- a CDS encoding TrbG/VirB9 family P-type conjugative transfer protein encodes the protein MLFIRSLIFVIALLPGLASAEAIPRGGPNDSRVRLATYQEGQVYRLSVSLTHVTTIEFGEGESIRSIIAGDTEGFEIDGVPGGQAFAIKPVARGVHTNVTVYTNRRSYYFNVQETRSPTFYVVQFRYPEDTSRPTRAIAAQAPNYNYGASARTEFTPARVWDDGTFTYFEFPRNAPVPAIFRYANGRERTVNTQATEDGVIRVSGVNRQWVLRIGEEVVCIEATPPAGVGS
- a CDS encoding virB8 family protein, with the protein product MVATEQEIIEEELVYGALRRERLWQRLGLMGLVFGIIGCLSAAAVSILDVDPPPVVVPYDPATGFALPEASVGASSVTANQAIIEAEVFRYVTDREVYNQLDNDLRIRSVLRRSDGAAESGLRQIWNSANENYPPTVYGPNARLDVEILSINRIGTNRATVRLRKRLTSINGVQTGLFTATLLFEFRPETRRSIDEVWTNPFGFTVREYSIRSDRLEN
- a CDS encoding type IV secretion system protein, encoding MRHLLMRTALATTLGIGLHLGTLSPAMAQGVPVVDTQNIAQNIQQLRQMIEDEILQNEQLTQLREQLATLTDQLAELQRTYEALTRLAELPEIIRTEMEDELNGLLDQEFGDILATIEAIKTGDFSGLSGSGAGEIETQMDRVLADLGFDDDTLSEMATSGNPGANRVATQATTGALVSAAAQNSYEDAGQSLERVDRLVGLIDDMDELKESIDLNTRVTAELAIALVAMWQLEAVQTVGDGTGGVIDAATIAEEQRFMDFTLPDLRAD